The Fibrobacter sp. UWB16 sequence GCAGGCTTCGCTGAACCAGTCTTAACCGTACAAATCGTCGATACGGTAAAGATGACCATGCCCCAGATGCAGTAAATACCCTGCTTGTATCCCGACGTAAAGAACCACCATCCGACAAAGTAGATGAAGTAAGTGTACATCAAGATCTGGCGCGGAGTAAACGGTCTGCACAGGCGCAAATGGAGTACCGTAAGCCCAAGCCCGCACAGGAACGGCAAGAACAGAACACCGAACAAATGAAAGTCCTTATAGACATCCCAAAGGTAGTTCACCGTATTGAACCCCACCACCTTCTGGATCCTCTCGTTAAAGGCGTCATCCCAGCGGAAACTGCTCCTGAACGAACCCGTCAGCTTGGCATATTCAAAAATACCGTTAAAGAAATCTATCCCGTATGTATGCGGATGGATTTCCCTATCGTTCGGCGGGTTCAGCACATAGTCCAGATTCCAGTAGTTGTTCGCCAAGTACTTGTAAGGCAATTCCACCACGACACTCAAGGCCTTGCCCTGGACCGAGCCGCCACCATACTGGTCGCGAAGGCTACCGATCGAAATAAAGACAATAATCGCAATCACCAACAAAGACGCAATCACTATCGGCGAAATCCTCTTGTACAGGTAATTCACAAAAATCAGGAAAAATCCGAAATTGAAGAAAAGCGACGTTCTGTTCGGGTACGCCATCAGGTTAACGGCAATCGTCACAAATACCATCACAAATGCGACACGGCGAATCCATACAATGTTATTGTACTTCTTAAAGGAAGCGACACCAAAAAGCAGGACACACAAAGGGCCGCTATTGAACAACAGTGAGAAGTAACCGTAATCAATATACTTCGTCATCCACTTGGCCGGGTTCGGCGTAAAGATGACAAGAGTCCCGACCTTGTGGTAAATGCCATAGACGCCAATCAGGAAAACGAAGAAGACGACAAACGACAGCATCAAGTGGTATGTCCAGTTGTACTGCTTCGGACATACTGCAGGGTGGATCTGGACCGGAAGCCCTTTCGATTTCGCATAGAGCCTGGCGACAACGCAGCCCCCCGTAAACGAGAGCCCTCCCAGAAGCCAGACGCCCCAGGTAAACAAGTGAAAATCCGACATCGCCCTATCGATCTGGAAATACGATATGGCAAGCGTAATACACTGCGTAAAGCAATAGACATTCAGCGGGCTAAAGAAATCCTTCTTGAACCACCACGACTGAAATAGGCAAAAAATGACTACCAGAAAAAGA is a genomic window containing:
- a CDS encoding O-antigen polymerase is translated as MLSWAIAYPVSSALFLVVIFCLFQSWWFKKDFFSPLNVYCFTQCITLAISYFQIDRAMSDFHLFTWGVWLLGGLSFTGGCVVARLYAKSKGLPVQIHPAVCPKQYNWTYHLMLSFVVFFVFLIGVYGIYHKVGTLVIFTPNPAKWMTKYIDYGYFSLLFNSGPLCVLLFGVASFKKYNNIVWIRRVAFVMVFVTIAVNLMAYPNRTSLFFNFGFFLIFVNYLYKRISPIVIASLLVIAIIVFISIGSLRDQYGGGSVQGKALSVVVELPYKYLANNYWNLDYVLNPPNDREIHPHTYGIDFFNGIFEYAKLTGSFRSSFRWDDAFNERIQKVVGFNTVNYLWDVYKDFHLFGVLFLPFLCGLGLTVLHLRLCRPFTPRQILMYTYFIYFVGWWFFTSGYKQGIYCIWGMVIFTVSTICTVKTGSAKPAVLAECESGRAKPPSLTTSH